A stretch of the Engystomops pustulosus unplaced genomic scaffold, aEngPut4.maternal MAT_SCAFFOLD_249, whole genome shotgun sequence genome encodes the following:
- the LOC140110323 gene encoding LOW QUALITY PROTEIN: periodic tryptophan protein 2 homolog (The sequence of the model RefSeq protein was modified relative to this genomic sequence to represent the inferred CDS: inserted 1 base in 1 codon; deleted 1 base in 1 codon), whose product MKYNYKFSNLLGTFYRHGNLNFTPDGNSVISPVGNRLSIFHLKNNRAETLPAATRCNITCVALSPDGSLGILVDEEGCALLVSIVTKAVLNNFXQQPVQAVSFAPDGRRFVVCKGSSALLYHAPGKRREFNAFVLDKSYFGPYDETTCIDWTSDSKCFAVGSKDMTTWVFGAERWKNLVFYSLGGHKDAIVSCFFQEDSLDIYTISSDAKLCMWECDTDLANLLPRESKETSQDGEPREDPGEEIRGSANPSAEEKSRRVKYKMTCKHFFNKEGDFTSLTAAAFQKKLKILVTGFSSGSFHIHELPDLSLIHSLSISDQRISSIAINSSGDWMAFGSSGLGQLLVWEWQSESYILKQQGHFNNMVALCYSPDGQHIVTGGDDGKVKVWDTSSGFCFVTFTDHTSSVTAVTVTSNGQVVLSASLDGTVRAYSLLRYRNFRTFTSPRPAQFYCLAVDASGDLVCAGAQDSYEVYVWSMQTGRLLDVLAGHEGPVSSVAFNPWKSILATASWDRTVRLWHMTDSWRTTETLSLNAEGLAVTFRPDGGELAVASLDGQITMWDPEKGVQTGSIEGRHDLQFGRKETEKVTAKLSSKGKAFTSLCYSADGHALLAAGASRYVCIYHVKEQLLAKKFEISCNYSLDAMEEFLDRRKMTEFGSLALVDDGTGDVDGVALSLPGVRKGDLSSRHFKPEIRVTSLRFSPTGRSWAATSTEGLLIYSLDSSSLFDPFQLDEEVTAGSVHRTLQRGEWTRALVMAMRLNEERLLREALESLPHTDIAVVCSSLPELYVERLLVFLAAQIEASRHLQFYLIWAHELLMQHGQKLKNRSVSLMPAIHSLQKSIQGHFTDLSKLCDWNRYNIRFAVCLSKQRGVKRAAAECDGDSEVESMAESSEDVEIDE is encoded by the exons ATGAAGTACAACTATAAG TTCAGTAATTTACTGGGGACATTTTACCGACACGGGAACCTAAACTTCACCCCCGATGGGAATTCGGTAATCAGCCCCGTGGGGAATCGTCTCAGTATCTTCCATCTGAAGAA TAATCGTGCGGAGACCCTGCCTGCGGCTACGCGGTGTAACATCACGTGTGTGGCCTTGTCCCCGGATGGCTCCCTCGGGATCCTGGTGGATGAAG AGGGCTGCGCCCTTCTCGTTAGCATCGTCACCAAGGCCGTCCTCAATAACT ACCAGCAGCCGGTGCAGGCCGTCAGCTTTGCCCCGGATGGCAG GAGGTTTGTGGTGTGTAAGGGCTCCTCCGCGCTCCTGTATCACGCTCCCGGGAAGAGGCGCGAGTTCAACGCTTTTGTCTTGGATAAATCGTACTTTGGTCCGTATGACGAGACGACGTGCATCGATTGGACGAGTGACTCCAAG TGCTTTGCAGTTGGCAGTAAGGACATGACCACCTGGGTGTTTGGGGCGGAGCGCTGGAAGAACCTCGTCTTCTACAGCCTTGGGGGCCACAAAGACGCCATCGTGTCCTGCTTCTTCCAGGAAGACAGTCTGGAT ATTTACACCATCAGTTCTGATGCAAAACTTTGCATGTGGGAGTGCGATACCGACCTCGCCAACCTCCTGCCCAGAGAATCCAAGGAGACCTCCCAAGATGGAGAACCCCGGGAGGATCCGGGAGAGGAGATCCGAGGGTCGGCCAATCCCAGCGCCGAGGAGAAGAGCCGCAGGGTCAAGTACAAGATGACCTGCAA ACACTTTTTTAATAAGGAAGGAGACTTCACCTCGCTGACTGCCGCTGCATTTCAGAAGAAGCTGAAGATCCTGGTGACCGGATTCTCCTCCGGATCCTTCCACATCCACGAGCTGCCGGATCTGAGTCTCATCCACTCCCTCAG TATTTCAGATCAGAGAATTTCCTCCATCGCAATAAACAGCAGCGGCGACTGGATGGCGTTTGGCAGCAGCG GTCTGGGGCAGTTACTGGTGTGGGAATGGCAGAGCGAGTCTTATATCCTGAAGCAGCAGGGACACTTCAACAACATGGTGGCGCTATGCTACTCCCCCGACGGCCAGCACATCGTCACCGGCGGAGATGACGGCAAG GTGAAGGTCTGGGACACGAGCAGCGGCTTCTGCTTTGTGACATTCACGGACCACACGAGCAGCGTCACGGCGGTCACGGTCACCAGTAACGGGCAGGTGGTGCTCAGCGCCTCCCTGGACGGCACGGTCCGGGCCTACAGCCTGCTGAG GTATCGCAACTTCAGGACGTTCACGTCCCCCCGGCCGGCGCAGTTCTACTGCCTCGCGGTGGACGCCAGCGGTGACCTGGTGTGCGCCGGAGCCCAGGACTCGTACGAGGTCTACGTGTGGAGCATGCAGACCGGGAGACTCCTCGAT GTCTTAGCCGGACACGAGGGTCCCGTCAGCAGCGTGGCCTTTAACCCCTGGAAGTCTATTCTGGCCACGGCATCCTGGGATAGGACTGTAAGACTCTGgcacatgactgacagctggaGGACGACGGAGACCCTGAGTCTGAATGCAGAGG GGCTGGCGGTCACGTTCCGTCCTGATGGTGGGGAGCTGGCGGTGGCCTCGCTGGATGGTCAGATCACCATGTGGGACCCGGAGAAGGGGGTTCAGACGGGATCAATCGAAGGAAGACACGACTTGCAGTTTGGACGCAAAGAAACAGAAAAAGTTACGGCCAAGCTCTCGTCTAAGGGGAA GGCTTTCACCTCTCTGTGCTACTCCGCGGATGGTCACGCTCTCCTGGCCGCCGGCGCGTCCCGCTACGTCTGCATCTACCATGTGAAGGAGCAGCTGCTGGCCAAGAAGTTTGAGATCTCCTGCAATTATTCCCTGGATGCTATGGAG GAGTTCCTGGACCGCCGGAAGATGACGGAGTTCGGGAGTCTGGCGCTGGTTGATGACGGCACTGGAGACGTTGATGGTGTC GCCCTGAGTCTTCCAGGAGTTCGTAAAG GTGATTTGAGTTCCCGACACTTCAAACCCGAAATCCGAGTGACCTCATTACGTTTCTCTCCAACTG GTCGCAGTTGGGCTGCCACCTCCACCGAGGGTCTCCTCATCTACTCGCTGGACTCCAGTTCGTTGTTTGATCCTTTCCAGCTGGATGAAGAGGTGACTGCTGGGAGTGTCCATCGGACGCTGCAGAGAGGCGAGTGGACTCGAGCTTTAGTGATGGCCATGAGGCTGAATGAGGAGCGGCTCCTGCGGGAGGCTCTGGAGAGCCTTCCCCACACGGACA TCGCGGTGGTGTGCTCCTCCCTCCCGGAGCTGTACGTGGAGCGGCTCCTCGTCTTCCTGGCCGCTCAGATTGAGGCGTCCCGACACCTGCAGTTCTATCTTATCTGGGCTCATGAATTGCTGATGCAACACGGGCAAAAGCTGAAGAATCG ATCCGTCTCCTTAATGCCGGCCATTCACTCCCTGCAGAAGAGTATTCAGGGTCACTTCACCGACCTCTCAAAGCT TTGTGATTGGAATCGGTACAACATCCGCTTTGCCGTCTGCCTGTCTAAGCAGCGAGGAGTGAAACGCGCGGCTGCAGAATGTGACGGTGACTCGGAGGTGGAGTCAATGGCTGAAAGTAGTGAAGATGTGGAGATTGATGAGTGA